A stretch of the Massilia varians genome encodes the following:
- a CDS encoding universal stress protein, giving the protein MYRKILITTDGSAVSQHTACAGVKFAQQMGAEVLALFVAPDYQYPVYVEIIPPSYPSEEDYMAQMRRMGEEYMGRIMRSCAGAGLKHSCMTAFSDTAALKIVDVAEQEGCDLIFMGSHGRSGWGQLLLGSVTNKVLSHTTKPVLVHRLISEPAPA; this is encoded by the coding sequence ATGTACCGCAAAATCCTGATCACCACCGACGGCTCGGCCGTGTCGCAGCATACGGCTTGCGCCGGCGTCAAATTCGCGCAACAGATGGGCGCCGAGGTGCTGGCCCTGTTCGTCGCGCCCGATTACCAGTATCCGGTGTACGTGGAAATCATTCCGCCCTCCTATCCGAGCGAAGAAGACTACATGGCGCAGATGCGCCGCATGGGCGAGGAGTACATGGGCAGGATCATGCGCTCCTGCGCCGGGGCGGGCCTGAAGCACAGCTGCATGACCGCGTTTTCCGACACCGCGGCCCTCAAGATCGTCGACGTCGCCGAGCAGGAAGGCTGCGACCTGATCTTCATGGGTTCGCACGGCCGCAGCGGCTGGGGCCAGCTCCTGCTCGGCAGCGTCACCAATAAAGTGTTGTCGCACACGACCAAGCCGGTACTGGTGCACCGCCTGATCAGCGAGCCCGCACCTGCTTGA
- a CDS encoding response regulator: protein MIRIVIADDHTIMREGLKRILDGAPDIEIAGEATNGFEVLAQVRQGGFDLLLLDLSMPGRSGVDLIRQVRSEAPKLAILILTMHEEEQYAVRAIRAGAQGYLTKESAGTQLVGAIRKVASGRPYISTEVAEQLALNIMAPNEQLLHKQLSDREFEVFSHLVGGKSITEIANSLHLSVKTVSTHKTRIMQKMGMSSLSEMVQYAVVHRLLSPMKA from the coding sequence ATGATTCGCATCGTCATTGCCGACGACCATACGATCATGCGCGAAGGCCTCAAACGCATCCTCGATGGCGCGCCGGATATCGAGATCGCCGGAGAGGCGACCAACGGCTTCGAAGTGCTGGCCCAGGTACGGCAGGGCGGTTTCGATCTGCTGCTGCTCGACCTGTCGATGCCGGGCCGCAGCGGCGTCGACCTGATCCGCCAGGTACGCAGCGAGGCGCCCAAGCTGGCCATCCTGATTCTCACCATGCACGAGGAAGAGCAGTACGCGGTGCGGGCGATCCGCGCCGGCGCCCAGGGTTATCTCACCAAGGAAAGCGCGGGCACCCAGCTGGTGGGCGCGATCCGCAAGGTGGCCTCGGGACGTCCTTATATCAGTACCGAAGTGGCCGAGCAGCTGGCGCTCAATATCATGGCGCCCAATGAGCAGTTGTTGCATAAACAGCTCTCGGACCGCGAATTCGAGGTATTTTCGCACCTCGTCGGTGGCAAATCGATCACCGAGATCGCCAACAGCCTGCACCTGTCGGTCAAGACCGTCAGCACCCACAAAACCCGCATCATGCAGAAGATGGGCATGAGCTCCCTGTCAGAAATGGTCCAGTATGCGGTGGTCCACCGGCTGCTGTCCCCGATGAAAGCCTAG